The nucleotide window ATCCGCTGCCTCTTCCAACGCTCGATCACTGATACGTTGCATTTCCTTTTCTCCAAAACGATTCTCCAAATCATTGAGAAGTCGATCCAACCCACTTACTTTTACACTCATGATCTCAACTCCGCAATCACGTTAATAAAGTCCTTATGCTGCATATCTGGTTGAGCTTGTTTCACATTAAAAAGTTGCCCCTTATACTCGGGGGCATCAATCTCAACGTAATGCTTATTCGATGGAATAAAGTCAGCTAATGGATCTCGGATGATCACGGTCACGTCTGAAAGGGTACCATTGGATTTAGCCAATTCGACATCTCGTAACCATACCTCATCAATTTCGGCCCAGGCTTCATATATAGGGTCCTGCTGAATATTACTCCCTGGCAACGGCCCTTCATTTGGTTCAGCTTCGTAAAACTTCACAGGTGTTCTTAGCTCACCTGAATGGACACGAGGCGGTTTATATTCAAACTTTCTCATCCTATCCACCTCCAGATGTCGTGGTGGTTGTAGTTGTAGTCTCCGGAATCAAAGCAATGCCCAGGCTCGTCAAATCGCTCAAGAAGTTATCCTCAAAAAATTCAACAGCATCGTTATACGCATAGCGAGATCTCTCAAACACTAATTCGGTGGCTAGCTTATCGGTTTCTTTTTCACCGTCAATCGTAAAATCACCACAACGGTTTTTAATGACAGCAACAGAAAAGGATAACAACCGTTTGAGATTGTTATCCTCGACACTGTGTGAAATGTGCATGCGACTTTTGAATTGGCTTAATACACTATCCGTGATTTCTTCCAATCACATCACCTCATTACGCGCTTGTAGTGGTTGTCGTAGTGCTAGAAGTCGTTGTTGTCGTAGTAGCACCATGAATGTTCAAATCATACACTTGAGCTGAGTATTTATCTTTTGGTTTACCAGTAGCAAATTGCTTTTGGATATACAACGTTGCATCATCCAACGCCATCGTCTGATCGAACTTTTTAATAGGTTCTGAGCCACCCGTAGCTGCAATGTACTCACCCTCGACGAAAAAGAGAACTTTTCCTTCTGGAACGAAGATAGATTCTTCATGATCAGGGTTAAATGGTAGATTCGTCACATAAGCGCCATTTGCATTTTGAACAGTCGCATTGGCTTGGATATCAATCGTGTTAAACGGATTAGTAACCATTACAACTTTACCCGCAACTTTTTTAGGTTCGTCAGCGTCAGACCCATCGCCATTCACTTTCTTAGCAAGAAGTTTGACCACATCACGCATCTCATTAATCAATGTGCGACCTGGTTCAAAAGTTAATGTTCCTGCAGATTGCTTCTGTGCTACTGCTCCATCTTGTTGTTTAACATACAACAAACCAATAGGCATGTTGTTTCCATTACCTGTTACAAAACCTTTTTCCAGTCCAACAGCCATTGCTTCTTTGATCATTGTACGAACATAACGTTCTACCCAAACCGGACCAAGTTTTAACATGTCGTTTGCTAGTGGAATGAAGGCTGTAAGCTTTAACTGAGTAAGGGTTTCCTTGCGAAACGCTGCATT belongs to Halalkalibacillus sediminis and includes:
- a CDS encoding phage head-tail adapter protein yields the protein MRKFEYKPPRVHSGELRTPVKFYEAEPNEGPLPGSNIQQDPIYEAWAEIDEVWLRDVELAKSNGTLSDVTVIIRDPLADFIPSNKHYVEIDAPEYKGQLFNVKQAQPDMQHKDFINVIAELRS
- a CDS encoding phage major capsid protein, yielding MPIKFNNFEKKKQAFAKATQEGTEKEQSEALNEMLEALANDVQGDILNQVHTQSADNAIIQSRGQNVLTSEEMQFFNAVVEDGDFKETETLPKTTQERVFEELRKEHPLLDKLGLENYGAVTEFIYSDPEGAAVWGPLFDKIKGQLNAAFRKETLTQLKLTAFIPLANDMLKLGPVWVERYVRTMIKEAMAVGLEKGFVTGNGNNMPIGLLYVKQQDGAVAQKQSAGTLTFEPGRTLINEMRDVVKLLAKKVNGDGSDADEPKKVAGKVVMVTNPFNTIDIQANATVQNANGAYVTNLPFNPDHEESIFVPEGKVLFFVEGEYIAATGGSEPIKKFDQTMALDDATLYIQKQFATGKPKDKYSAQVYDLNIHGATTTTTTSSTTTTTTSA